CGCACGGGCGTCGATGATCTCGTAATCGCCCAGCTTGGCGGCGCGGGCCACTTGGGTCACGTCCTTGACCATCTGGTTCTGGCGCTGCACGGTCATATGCCGGTCGCGTACAATCGGGGGCAAATCGCTGATCTCGCACCCTTCGGCCTGCCATTTCGGCAGCCCGCCATCCAGCACGGCCACGTCCTTTTTGCCCATCAGGCGGAACAGCCACCAGACGCGGGCCGCAGAAAACAGGCCCAACCCGTCATAGACAACAACCTGATGGCCATCACCCACACCCATCGCGCGCATCCGGCTCATGAATTTTTCGACCGGTGGCACCATGTGGGGCAGGTCGCTGCGGTGATCGCTGATCTCGTCGATATCAAAGAACCGTGCGCCGGGGATATGCGCAGCCATATACTCGGCCATGGCGTCGCGGCCCATGTCCGGCATATACCACGAGGCATCGAGAATCCGCAGGTCAGGGTCTTTCAGGTGCTGGGCAAGCCAATCCGTGCTGACCAGTGTGTGTGGATCGTCGGGCATGACACCCCCCGTCTTGCGCAGTTGCGGTTGCGACTTTGACTAGCCCCGCAAGCCCGCCAAGACAAGGGGCGCAAACGCAAACGGGCGCCCCGATGGGACGCCCGCACAGTGGATTTTTCGCGTTTACGACTTGTTCATCATGTTCTTGATCACGCCGACCACGGCAAGGGCAACACCGCCGCCGACACCGCCGCCTGCGACTTGGGTCACGATCGCGCCGATATCCATGCCCGCAGCCGGATCGGCCGCGCCGCCCGTGACCATGCTCAGGATCTGGCCGCCAAGCCCGCCGCCGACGATCCCGGCGATCGAGTTACCAAGCGTCCCAAGCGAGAGATTCTTCAGCAAACCGCCCGCGACATTGCCGCCAACAGCGCCCGAGACAAGTTGAATGATAAGTTGTTCCATAGTCCCCAGTTCCTTCCTGTGGGCCGTGTTATTTTGATATTTTGTGCCATGGCGTGGCCCGCGCCATATGGCGGAGAGGTTAACCTATTCCGCAAACGGATCAATAGGGGGTATTTTGGGGCGTTTTCCCCCCAAGATGTAGTGTCAGTCGCCGTGGCGCAGCAGGCGCTGCTTTTGGCGGCCCCAGTCACGCTTTGCTTCAGTCGCGCGCTTGTCGTGGTTCTTCTTGCCCTTCGCGATGGCAATCTTGAGCTTCACCAAACCGCGGTCGTTGAAATACATCACCAATGGCACAAGGGTCATTCCCTCGCGCTTGGTCGCGTTCCACATCCGTGCGAGTTCTTTCTTTGAAACCAGCAACTTGCGGCGGCGGCGTTCTTCGTGGCCAAACATGGCGCGGTCATAGGGCGCGATGTAGGAATTCACCAGCCACAGTTCGCCGTCTTCAACCGACGCATAGCTTTCGGCAATGTTGGACTGGCCACCGCGCAGGGATTTCACCTCTGACCCGGTCAGGACAATTCCGACTTCAAGATCGCTCTCGATCGCGTAGTCATACCGCGCGCGGCGATTCTCCGAGAGGACCTTGTAGTTCGTTTTTTCAGGTTTCTTTGCCATATCATTGCCGAGATATGTGATGCGCGACCCTTGCACAAGGTGCGCGCACGGCTGGCCTTTGCGCCGCTGCGCAGTATGGTGGCGCTGACAGTTCTGCGGAGGGGCCATGTTCATTCAAATCGTATTGGGGTCGGCCCTCATGTTTGTGTCGATCATGATCGCAGGGTTCAGCTTTTGGTTTCTTGAAGTCGCCCTGTCGCGCTGGCAGCTTTGGTTGCGCCGCCGCCCGCACCGCCCGAAACTGGTGTTTATGCTATGCCTCTCGGCGCTGTGGATCCTTGTGCAGGTGACGGCAGGCGTCTGGATTTGGGCCGCCGCGCTGTTTTGGTTGGACGTATTCACCACATTCGAAGAATCGGTCTATTTCGGCTTTGTCGCCTTCACGACGTTGGGGTTTGGCGACATCCTGCTGCCGCTTCAATGGCGGTTGTTGGGGGGGATGGCGGCGGCGAACGGGCTGTTGAATTTCGGCCTGTTGACGGCCGTGATTGTTGAAACCCTGCGCCAGGTGCGGCGGATGCAGCGCGATGCAACGCAGGACGATATCGAATGATTGCGACCCTGACCAACACCGCGGCACGCCACCTGTTTTTGCACCGACACGGGCTGATCACCCCGGCCAGCGGCACAGGCAAAGGCGCGGACCTGCACAGTGTGATCGCCGATCTGGGCTTTGTGCAGTTGGACAGCGTCAACACGCTGGCCCGCGCCCACGATCTGATCCTCTGGTCGCGCCGCCAGCAGTATCGCGTGTCGCATCTGCCACCCTTGTTGCAGCGTGACCGCGCCGTGTTTGAACACTGGACCCATGATGCATCGGCGATCGACATGGCGCATTTCCCCCATTGGCGCTTGAAAATGGCCCGGGACGGGGCGCGTTTGGCGGGTCATTGGCAGGGCATACGGCGGGATGATTTCACGCAAAAGGTGGATGCGGTGCTGCGCCGCGTCGCCGATCACGGTGATTGCACCAGCAGCGATGTGGGCGAGGGCGAGGAGCGCGGTAAAGGCGGCTGGTGGGATTGGCACCCCAGCAAAACCGCGCTGGAATATCTGTGGCGGTCAGGGCAGTTGTCGGTCACGCGACGTGACGGGTTTCGCAAGGTTTATGACCTGACGGAACGGGTTATCCCGCAACAATACCTGAATGCGCGTTATTCCAAGGCCGAAACGATTGACTGGGCCTGCAACGCAGCGCTTGATCGGCTTGGTTTTGCGACCTCGGGGGAAATCGCCGCGTTCTGGGATATCGTGACCGTGGCCGAGGCCCGCGACTGGTGTGCCGCCGCAATGGCGCACGGTGAGATAATGCAGATCAACGTCGAAGGTGCGGATGGATCGCTGCGCAAATGCTTTGCCCGCCCCGACATCATGGACGTCACACCGCCCGCCCCCAGCCAGCGCATCCGCCTGCTGTCACCCTTTGATCCCGCCTTGCGGGATCGCAAACGCGCGGAACGCCTGTTTGGTTTTCACTACCGCATCGAGATTTTCGTGCCCGCGCCAAAACGGCGCTACGGTTATTACGTTTTTCCTGTGTTGGAGGGCACGCAACTGATCGGGCGGATCGACACCAAACGGGACGGCGATACCTTGCGCGTCACAGCATTCTGGCCCGAGGACGGCGTGCGGATGGGGGCAGGGCGCAGCGCGCGGCTGGTGGCTGAAATTGAACGTGCGGCACGGTTTGTCGGGTCGGCACAGATTGACTACGCGCGAGGGTGGGCCAAAGAAAGTTCTTGAACAGCGTTCAAATATCGTGCTAAAGATTGAATGAACACTGTTCACAGGAGCAAGTTATGCATTATCTCGCCGACACAGACGCCTTGGTCGCAGACGGAACTTTAACAACCGACCAGGCCCGCATCATCCGACGCCACTCGCGCCAGGCGATGGTCAGCCTGTCCATCAACACGCTGCTATGCGCCGGTATCATTGCTGCCGCATTCGGGTTCATCTTCTGGCTGGCCAACGCCCTTGCGGTGGCGATCACCGGCGCGCTGTTCCTTGGCATTGGCGTGCTGATCCTACGCAGCGGCAATGACCTTTATCGCATGTTCGGCAATGCGGCAGCGCTGATCGGCGGCGGCATGTTGGCCGGCGGCGCGACAATCGAGCTGATCGACAAATACCCAAGCGGATTTGCCGCGCCCGCCTTGATTGTTGCGGGTGCCCTTGCGGCGCTGATCGCGGGCTACGCCTTTCGACGCGGCACGAAAACGCGGTTTGTCACCGGGTCCGTCCTGTTGATGGGGGGTGCGATGCACCTTGTCGGCGTCTATTACGGCATGAGCGAGGCTGATCTGAACGGCTGGCCCGTGCCACTGTCCCACCTTTACGCGACCATTCTGATTGTCGCGGCAGGCGTATTCATCGACGTGCGCGCCGTCACAGCGCTGGCGATCATGCCTTTCGCACAGATGCTGGATACCGCGACCTACTATTCTCAAGCCGCCTATGTGTTCTATTCACCTGAATCGACGCTCAGCATTCTGCAACTTGGCCTACTGATTTTCGCCAGCATCTGGGTCATGCGCACGCAGCCCGAACGGATCGGTCGCCACGCGGGTATCCTTGCAATCATGGCCTTTATCGTCGCCAATCTATGCGCCCTTGTGGGTAGTCTCTGGGGTGATGTGGTGGGCAGTTCCTATTGGGAGCCGACCTATGTTTACGGCGAACAAAGCTGGGAAGAGTATCAAGCCGCTCGCGCCGCATTCGAGGCCACGACACTTGTGATCAGCGAACAAGTCTATGCGATCCTCTGGGCGATTGCGCTGGCGGCCTCGGCCTTTTGGGCTGCGCACAAGAACCGCCGCGGGCTGTTCAACGCCGCAATGACATTCGGCGGCATCCATGCCTACACCCAGATGTTCGAAACCTTCTATGACGAACCGCTGGCCTATGTGATTGGTGGCTTGGCGGCGATCCCGCTGGCGTGGGGGTTGTGGCGGTTGAATGATATCTTCCGCGACGCTGACGAACGGGTCGCGGCATAAACGAAAAGGCGGGGTTCATCCCCCGCCTTTGCCCCTTAATTCAACAACCCTGCATGCACCATCGCCGCACGGATCTTTTCCTTGGTGGGGTCCGTCACCCCGACCAGCGGCAGGCGCACCTCGTCGCGGCACATGCCCAGCAGGGACAGACCGTATTTCGCACCGCACAGGCCGGGTTCAGTGAAAATCGCCTGATGCAAGGGCATCAACCGGTCTTGATAGGTCAGGGCGGTGGCATAGTCGCCGGCAAGGGTGGCTTCCTGCATCTGCGCGCATAGCTTGGGGGCGACATTGGCCGTCACGCTGATGCAGCCGACCCCGCCCTGGGCGTTAAAGCCAATCGCGGTTGGGTCTTCGCCCGACACCTGAATGAAATCTGCACCACAGGTCAGCCGCTGGGCGGGCACGCGCGCCAGATCGGCGGTCGCGTCTTTCACGCCAACGATGAACTCGTGCTTGGCCAACTCGCCCATCGTCGCGGGGGTCATATCGACCACGGACCGACCGGGAATGTTGTAGATGATGATCGGCAGGCCACAGTCGGCCGCCGCCGTGAAGTGGGCAATCAGACCCGCCTGCGTGGGCTTGTTGTAATAGGGCGTGACGACCAGCGCCGCTGCTGCCCCGGCAGCCTTGGCCGCTTTGACCAGACGCACGGTTTCGGCGGTGTTGTTCGATCCGGCCCCCGCAACGACAGGCAGACGCCCCGCCGCAGCTTCGATCACGGTCGCCACGACGGTGTCGTGTTCACTATGGGACAGGGTTGGGCTTTCACCCGTCGTCCCCACAGGCACCAACCCGTGCGTGCCCTGATCCACATGCCAGTCGACAAGTTTTTTCAGCGTATCAAGGTCCAGCTTGCCGTTCTCAAACGGCGTAACAAGAGCAGGGAGAGACCCTTTGATCATGACACGCTTCCTTTTCGTGATGTGGGCCGTGACTCGGCGCCAATGAAATCGGGCGGACACTAGTGCGGATTGCTGCCTTTGCCAAGTTTGTGAGTTGCACTTATGCACAGGCAAGCTACCCTGAGGGAAATGGTGTTGAAGGCTCCCTCCATGTTTCGCAATTTGTCGGCTGTTTTGCTGTCCTTCGTCATGTCTGGCGCGGCCCAGGCCCAAGACGGTGCCGGTGGTCCACCCCTCGCTGCGGCATTCGAGGCAATGGCGCAGGAAGACTGGGACACGGCCAACGCAGTTGTGGCCGGCGCCAGCCCCGTGGCGCGTGATCTGGTAACCTGGGCGCGTCTGCGCGAAGGCGAAGGCACATTCGATGATTACCTGCTGTTTCTGGCCGCACGTGGCGACTGGCCCGGCACCGAGCGGATCGTCAGGAATGCCGAAGAAGCCCTGCCGATCGATGAAAGTGCCGATATGGTTCTGGCCTTTTTCGATGGACGCGCGCCTGAAACAGGCGAAGGCGCGGTCGGTTTGGCCCAAGCACTGATTGCCAAAGGGCAGGTCGAGGAAGCAAACGACGTGATCACATCCGCCTGGACCACCTTGACGCTTAGCGAAACCGGCTATGCGGCAATACTGGCAGCCTTTCCCGAAATCATCGCCCCATATCATGTGACCCGCACTGACATGCTGCTTTGGCGCTGGCGTACGGCTGAAGCGGAAATGATGCTGCCTTTGCTGGATGAAGATCAGCGCGCGCTTGCCGCTGCGCGTATCGGTTATATCAGTAATGCCGACGATATTGCAGAACGTGTCACGGCTGTCCCCAACGCGCTGATCAACGACCCCGCCCTTGCCTATGACCGCTTTAACTGGCTGGCAAGGCGGGGCGAACGCACCGATGCCATCGAAGTCTTGCGCAAGCAATCGGCAAGCGCTGAGACACTTGTATACCCGTGGCGCTGGGCAAGCTGGCGGCGGGTTCTTGCCCGATGGGAAATGCGCGAAGGCCGGATCGAGAGCGCCTATGACCTTGCGACAACGCATTTTCTGACCGAGGGCGATAGCTTTGCCGATCTGGAGTGGTTGGCTGGCTATATCGCTCTGACATACATGGATGACCCTGCCAAAGCGCTGGCGCATTTTCAGACCTTCGACAGTGCTGTGTCATCGCCGATTTCGATGGGTCGCGCGGGCTACTGGCTGGCGCGCGCCCATGAAGCCATGGGCAATGCCGCTGACGCCGAAGCCGCCTATCGCCGCGCGGCGCAATACCAGACGGGGTTTTACGGGCTGTTGGCGGCTGAACAGCTTGGCCTGCCCCTGGACCCCGCCCTTGTGGGCGACGAGGTATTCGACGACTGGCAAGAGGCACCGTTCCTGACAGATGAGCTGACGCAGGCCGCCCTGTTGCTGCTGGCCGCCGATCAGCGTGGCCTTGCGGTGCTGTTTATCGTTGACCTGACCCGCACACTTGACCGCGAAGGGCTGGCCCAGCTTGGCAATCTCATGCTCGAGCTGAACGAGCCGTTCTTTGCCATTCTCATCGCCAAAGCGGCCGCCGAGCGCGATATCGTCCTGCCGCAGATCTACTTTCCACTGCACGATCTGGCGCAGATGGACCTTCCGGTCGACCCGGCGCTGGCCCTGTCCATCGCGCGTCGTGAAAGCGAATTTCGCGCCGACGCAGGCAGTGCCGTTGGCGCGCTGGGCCTGATGCAGCTGATGCCCGCAACCGCCCAGGAAGTTGCAGACGAACTTGGCCTGCCATTCCAGCGCGCGCGGCTGACGTCCGATTGGGAGTATAACGCAACGCTCGGGGCGCAATATCTGGCTAACCTTCAGGCAGAATTTGGCGATTCCCCCGTGATGATCGCTGCGGGATACAATGCCGGTCCCAGCCGCCCCAAAACCTGGATTGACGATCGCGGCGACCCGCGCATTGGCACCGCGGACGTGGTCGACTGGATCGAACACATCCCGTTTCGCGAAACCCGCAACTACGTGATGCGCGTCACCGAAGGCATCCCCATCTATCGCGCGCGCCTGAGTGGCGAAGCAGGGGCCCTGAATTTCCGCGACCTCCTGAATGGGGTAAAGCCGGTGATCCGCCCGCGCGCGCGCCCCGAGATTGACGCGACACTAGTGCCAGCTGTGCCCGATCCGACGCCGACGCTGCCACCGGTGCGCCGCGCCGGCACCCTTGAACCTTCGACCCCCGGTGCGCCGCAAGGGATCCGCCCGATTTCCCGGCCCGGTGGCTAGGGTGCCGATCGGGCGCGCCACAACGTGAACAGACCCGCCGCAACGACCAATCCCCCACCGATCACCACATTTGTGCGCAGGGTTTCGGAGAAGACAAACAACCCGACCATCGACGCAAAGACCAGTTGGAAATAGGCAAAGGGCTGGACCGCACTTGCCTCGGCCACC
This portion of the Octadecabacter sp. SW4 genome encodes:
- the sseA gene encoding 3-mercaptopyruvate sulfurtransferase, which gives rise to MPDDPHTLVSTDWLAQHLKDPDLRILDASWYMPDMGRDAMAEYMAAHIPGARFFDIDEISDHRSDLPHMVPPVEKFMSRMRAMGVGDGHQVVVYDGLGLFSAARVWWLFRLMGKKDVAVLDGGLPKWQAEGCEISDLPPIVRDRHMTVQRQNQMVKDVTQVARAAKLGDYEIIDARAAGRFRGDDPEPREGLRAGHIPGSRNVFFGDLLNTDGTLKDRDTLRALFQNAGVDLSKPAITTCGSGVTAAVLSLALERIGKNDHAIYDGSWSEWGMFPDLPIATGDA
- the smpB gene encoding SsrA-binding protein SmpB; translation: MAKKPEKTNYKVLSENRRARYDYAIESDLEVGIVLTGSEVKSLRGGQSNIAESYASVEDGELWLVNSYIAPYDRAMFGHEERRRRKLLVSKKELARMWNATKREGMTLVPLVMYFNDRGLVKLKIAIAKGKKNHDKRATEAKRDWGRQKQRLLRHGD
- a CDS encoding ion channel, whose protein sequence is MFIQIVLGSALMFVSIMIAGFSFWFLEVALSRWQLWLRRRPHRPKLVFMLCLSALWILVQVTAGVWIWAAALFWLDVFTTFEESVYFGFVAFTTLGFGDILLPLQWRLLGGMAAANGLLNFGLLTAVIVETLRQVRRMQRDATQDDIE
- a CDS encoding winged helix-turn-helix domain-containing protein, whose protein sequence is MIATLTNTAARHLFLHRHGLITPASGTGKGADLHSVIADLGFVQLDSVNTLARAHDLILWSRRQQYRVSHLPPLLQRDRAVFEHWTHDASAIDMAHFPHWRLKMARDGARLAGHWQGIRRDDFTQKVDAVLRRVADHGDCTSSDVGEGEERGKGGWWDWHPSKTALEYLWRSGQLSVTRRDGFRKVYDLTERVIPQQYLNARYSKAETIDWACNAALDRLGFATSGEIAAFWDIVTVAEARDWCAAAMAHGEIMQINVEGADGSLRKCFARPDIMDVTPPAPSQRIRLLSPFDPALRDRKRAERLFGFHYRIEIFVPAPKRRYGYYVFPVLEGTQLIGRIDTKRDGDTLRVTAFWPEDGVRMGAGRSARLVAEIERAARFVGSAQIDYARGWAKESS
- the dapA gene encoding 4-hydroxy-tetrahydrodipicolinate synthase, giving the protein MIKGSLPALVTPFENGKLDLDTLKKLVDWHVDQGTHGLVPVGTTGESPTLSHSEHDTVVATVIEAAAGRLPVVAGAGSNNTAETVRLVKAAKAAGAAAALVVTPYYNKPTQAGLIAHFTAAADCGLPIIIYNIPGRSVVDMTPATMGELAKHEFIVGVKDATADLARVPAQRLTCGADFIQVSGEDPTAIGFNAQGGVGCISVTANVAPKLCAQMQEATLAGDYATALTYQDRLMPLHQAIFTEPGLCGAKYGLSLLGMCRDEVRLPLVGVTDPTKEKIRAAMVHAGLLN
- a CDS encoding lytic transglycosylase domain-containing protein → MFRNLSAVLLSFVMSGAAQAQDGAGGPPLAAAFEAMAQEDWDTANAVVAGASPVARDLVTWARLREGEGTFDDYLLFLAARGDWPGTERIVRNAEEALPIDESADMVLAFFDGRAPETGEGAVGLAQALIAKGQVEEANDVITSAWTTLTLSETGYAAILAAFPEIIAPYHVTRTDMLLWRWRTAEAEMMLPLLDEDQRALAAARIGYISNADDIAERVTAVPNALINDPALAYDRFNWLARRGERTDAIEVLRKQSASAETLVYPWRWASWRRVLARWEMREGRIESAYDLATTHFLTEGDSFADLEWLAGYIALTYMDDPAKALAHFQTFDSAVSSPISMGRAGYWLARAHEAMGNAADAEAAYRRAAQYQTGFYGLLAAEQLGLPLDPALVGDEVFDDWQEAPFLTDELTQAALLLLAADQRGLAVLFIVDLTRTLDREGLAQLGNLMLELNEPFFAILIAKAAAERDIVLPQIYFPLHDLAQMDLPVDPALALSIARRESEFRADAGSAVGALGLMQLMPATAQEVADELGLPFQRARLTSDWEYNATLGAQYLANLQAEFGDSPVMIAAGYNAGPSRPKTWIDDRGDPRIGTADVVDWIEHIPFRETRNYVMRVTEGIPIYRARLSGEAGALNFRDLLNGVKPVIRPRARPEIDATLVPAVPDPTPTLPPVRRAGTLEPSTPGAPQGIRPISRPGG